One segment of Gemmatimonadaceae bacterium DNA contains the following:
- the purB gene encoding adenylosuccinate lyase produces MTEYDRYSSPLADRYASSAMLELWSPRTRYGMWRRLWLALAESEQELGVAIPAEAITQMRDRLDDIDFYAVQAYERRFRHDVVAHIHAFGDAAPAAKPFIHLGATSAYVTDNADLILMRRGLDLLRGKLLQIIRSLAAFAREWRDEPALGYTHLQPAQLTTVGKRATLWLQDLVLDLRDLDHRRDTLPFRGVKGTTGTQASFLEIFDGDHKKVRELERRVTARMDFPSALGVTGQTYTRKLDAWVLGIVSGIASSAAKFSGDIRMLQTFGELEEPFEQDQVGSSAMAYKRNPMRAERIASLARFVLSLEANAHQTHSTQFLERTLDDSANRRIVIPEAFLATDAILLLMGNIVTGMEIYPRQIRRRIDRELPFMATEELIVRAVRAGRDRQVAHEVIRRHSLAAARAMKDGADSNDMLDRLAADPEYGVPMDDLRGVLAPERFVGRAPQQVDDFLAEVVEPVLAGAPPEKAADEIRV; encoded by the coding sequence ATGACCGAGTACGATCGCTACTCCTCTCCGCTGGCCGACCGGTATGCCTCGTCGGCCATGCTGGAGCTATGGTCGCCGCGCACGCGCTACGGGATGTGGCGCCGGCTCTGGCTCGCGCTCGCGGAGTCGGAGCAGGAGCTGGGCGTGGCGATTCCGGCCGAGGCCATCACGCAGATGCGCGACCGGCTGGACGACATCGATTTCTACGCGGTGCAGGCGTACGAGCGGCGCTTCCGGCACGACGTGGTCGCGCACATCCACGCCTTCGGCGACGCAGCGCCCGCGGCGAAGCCGTTCATCCATCTCGGCGCGACCAGCGCTTACGTCACCGACAACGCCGACCTGATTCTGATGCGGCGCGGGCTCGACCTGCTGCGCGGCAAGCTGCTCCAGATCATCCGCTCGCTCGCGGCGTTCGCGCGCGAGTGGCGCGACGAGCCCGCGCTCGGCTACACCCATCTCCAGCCGGCGCAGCTTACGACCGTCGGCAAGCGCGCGACGCTCTGGCTGCAGGACCTGGTGCTCGACCTGAGAGACCTGGATCATCGTCGCGACACGCTCCCGTTCCGGGGAGTGAAAGGCACCACCGGCACGCAAGCGTCCTTCCTCGAGATCTTCGACGGCGACCACAAGAAGGTCCGCGAGCTGGAGCGGCGCGTGACCGCGCGGATGGATTTTCCCTCCGCGCTGGGAGTCACCGGCCAGACCTACACGCGAAAGCTCGACGCCTGGGTGCTGGGCATCGTCTCCGGCATAGCGTCGAGCGCCGCCAAGTTCAGCGGCGACATCCGCATGCTGCAGACCTTCGGCGAGCTGGAAGAGCCGTTCGAGCAGGACCAGGTGGGGTCGTCCGCGATGGCGTACAAGCGGAACCCGATGCGCGCGGAGCGGATCGCGTCGCTGGCGCGCTTCGTCCTGTCGCTCGAGGCCAACGCGCACCAGACGCACAGCACGCAGTTCCTCGAGCGGACGCTGGACGACAGCGCCAACCGGCGCATCGTGATTCCGGAGGCGTTTCTCGCGACGGACGCGATCCTGCTGCTCATGGGCAACATCGTGACGGGCATGGAGATCTACCCGCGGCAGATCCGGCGCCGCATCGACCGCGAGCTGCCGTTCATGGCGACCGAGGAGCTGATCGTCCGGGCGGTGCGCGCTGGTCGCGACCGGCAGGTCGCGCACGAGGTGATCCGCCGGCACAGCCTGGCCGCCGCGCGCGCCATGAAGGACGGCGCCGACAGCAACGACATGCTCGACCGCCTAGCGGCCGATCCGGAGTACGGCGTGCCGATGGACGACCTTCGCGGCGTGCTCGCGCCCGAGAGATTCGTCGGACGGGCGCCGCAGCAAGTGGACGATTTCCTCGCGGAAGTCGTGGAGCCGGTTCTCGCGGGCGCGCCGCCGGAGAAGGCCGCGGACGAGATCCGAGTCTGA
- a CDS encoding trypsin-like peptidase domain-containing protein yields MRRTPAFLLVTLALAGCEGASPIASSAQSAATAASPAQVEASRRTAITAAVARVAPAVVTVQTEAVERVTDFWFGRTFERTRPGLGSGFIVKDDGTILTNAHVVAGASRISVALPGGGTYPARLIGADETNDLAVIKVDGQTLPVAPLGSSRDLLIGEWAIAIGNPFGFLLGNTEPSVTAGVVSGVGRNIAAGAGEGSGVYVDMIQTDASINPGNSGGPLINASGDVIGVNSSIFSPSGGSVGLGFAIPIDRARRVMEDLLAHGVIRQPWDGINVRVVSPGANPREMLSAGVVVRSVVPGSPADGAGVRAGDRILRAGDRPLRNPYDWQAARLDFRVGDAVPLVVRRGGHDLTVSMRITDLPELTAPRVEVLREIQLVTLSPQIRESRRIRSTSGALVVNVSERVSAEIGIERDDVLLQINNARIASAEDAARAINYFAGRSVIEVWFERNGQLGHTYFRVR; encoded by the coding sequence GTGAGGCGCACGCCGGCATTTCTCCTGGTTACGCTGGCCCTCGCCGGCTGCGAGGGAGCTTCGCCCATCGCGTCGTCGGCGCAGTCCGCGGCAACGGCGGCGAGCCCGGCGCAGGTCGAGGCGTCGCGGCGCACGGCGATCACCGCTGCCGTAGCGCGCGTGGCCCCCGCCGTGGTCACCGTGCAGACGGAGGCTGTCGAGCGCGTCACCGACTTCTGGTTCGGCAGGACGTTCGAGCGCACCCGGCCGGGACTCGGCTCCGGCTTCATCGTGAAGGACGACGGAACGATCCTCACCAACGCGCACGTGGTCGCCGGCGCGTCGCGCATCTCCGTGGCGCTACCGGGCGGGGGAACGTACCCGGCCCGGCTCATCGGCGCCGACGAGACCAACGATCTCGCCGTGATCAAGGTGGACGGGCAGACGCTGCCGGTCGCGCCCCTCGGCAGCTCGCGCGACCTGCTCATCGGCGAGTGGGCGATCGCGATCGGCAATCCGTTCGGCTTCCTGCTCGGGAACACGGAGCCGAGCGTGACGGCGGGCGTGGTGAGCGGCGTGGGCAGGAACATCGCTGCCGGCGCGGGCGAAGGTTCCGGGGTGTACGTGGACATGATCCAGACCGACGCGTCCATCAATCCCGGGAACTCCGGCGGCCCGCTGATCAACGCGTCGGGCGACGTGATCGGCGTGAACAGCTCGATCTTCTCGCCGTCCGGCGGCTCCGTCGGCCTAGGCTTCGCGATTCCGATCGACCGGGCCAGGCGCGTCATGGAAGACCTGCTGGCGCACGGCGTGATCCGGCAGCCGTGGGACGGGATCAACGTCCGCGTCGTCTCGCCAGGCGCGAACCCGCGCGAGATGCTCAGCGCCGGCGTCGTGGTGCGCAGCGTCGTGCCGGGATCGCCGGCCGACGGCGCGGGAGTGAGGGCCGGCGACCGGATTCTCCGCGCGGGCGACCGCCCGCTGCGGAATCCCTACGACTGGCAGGCGGCGCGGCTCGACTTCCGCGTGGGCGACGCGGTGCCGCTGGTGGTGCGCCGCGGCGGCCACGATCTGACCGTCTCGATGCGGATCACGGACCTGCCGGAGCTGACCGCGCCGCGCGTCGAGGTGCTGCGGGAGATTCAGCTCGTCACGCTGTCCCCGCAGATCCGCGAGAGCCGCCGGATCCGCAGCACGAGCGGAGCCCTCGTGGTGAACGTCAGCGAGCGCGTCTCCGCCGAGATCGGGATCGAGCGCGACGACGTCCTGCTCCAGATCAACAACGCGCGGATCGCTTCGGCGGAGGATGCGGCGAGAGCGATCAACTACTTCGCCGGGCGCAGCGTGATCGAGGTCTGGTTCGAGCGCAACGGCCAGCTGGGCCACACTTATTTCCGGGTGAGATGA
- a CDS encoding transaldolase family protein — protein sequence MNIYVRSDSLAEISTAAEAGLADGILFAGSGDEQHDPTELSAIVAEFALPVCVAIGATTTADMYREARELARLSDRIIVQVPLVEDAVPVIRRLTVDGVDVCANYIFNAAQAAIAARAGAGKVLVSVPDLDAQGQSVDEVLGEIRAVFDRTHAECDLMAAGPRSAAEFTSCILAGADIICITPMLLRTLILHPSTDRALDRFLSEAGRRGKQRSLT from the coding sequence ATGAACATTTACGTCCGGAGTGACAGCCTTGCCGAGATAAGCACCGCGGCGGAAGCGGGGCTGGCCGACGGCATTCTGTTCGCCGGCTCCGGCGACGAGCAGCACGATCCCACCGAGCTGTCGGCGATCGTGGCAGAGTTCGCGCTCCCGGTGTGCGTCGCGATCGGCGCGACGACCACGGCCGACATGTACCGCGAGGCGCGCGAGCTGGCGCGCCTGTCCGATCGCATCATCGTGCAGGTGCCGCTCGTGGAAGACGCGGTGCCGGTCATTCGGCGCCTGACGGTGGACGGCGTGGACGTCTGCGCCAACTACATCTTCAACGCCGCGCAGGCAGCGATCGCGGCGAGGGCGGGCGCGGGCAAGGTTCTGGTCTCGGTGCCCGACCTCGACGCGCAGGGGCAGTCGGTGGACGAGGTACTCGGCGAGATTCGGGCGGTGTTCGACCGCACGCACGCCGAGTGCGACCTCATGGCGGCGGGGCCGAGAAGCGCCGCCGAGTTCACATCCTGCATTCTCGCCGGAGCCGACATCATCTGCATCACGCCGATGCTGCTGCGGACGCTGATACTTCATCCGTCGACCGACCGCGCGCTCGACAGATTCCTCAGCGAGGCCGGAAGACGCGGGAAACAACGGAGCCTCACGTGA
- the truA gene encoding tRNA pseudouridine(38-40) synthase TruA, with amino-acid sequence MIQLILHYDGSGFAGWQRQLDEPTVQGALEDTLFKLTQQRVTVTGAGRTDAGVHARGQAAGVRVPEKWQASELRRALNATLPESIWVAAAHEMSDAFHARYSAVARRYSYRVGLDEEAWSPFRRRYEWAMDRGIDLAVLAASAEAVVGEHAFLAFAVKGTAPASDDHRCTVHSAGWRERPGGLTFEIEANRFLHHMVRYLVGTMVQAASGRRSPDSVARLLSETDNRDVSPPAPAHALFLEQVRYPSDLYL; translated from the coding sequence ATGATTCAGCTAATCCTGCACTACGACGGCTCGGGCTTCGCCGGCTGGCAGCGACAGCTGGATGAGCCGACCGTTCAGGGCGCGCTGGAGGACACCCTCTTCAAGCTCACACAGCAAAGGGTCACCGTGACAGGCGCCGGGCGGACGGATGCCGGGGTGCACGCGCGCGGCCAGGCCGCCGGCGTGCGCGTGCCGGAAAAGTGGCAAGCGTCCGAATTGCGCAGAGCGCTGAACGCGACTCTACCGGAGTCGATCTGGGTCGCCGCCGCGCACGAGATGTCGGACGCCTTTCACGCCCGGTACAGCGCGGTGGCCCGCCGCTACTCGTATCGCGTCGGGCTCGACGAGGAAGCGTGGTCGCCGTTCCGCAGGCGATACGAGTGGGCGATGGACCGCGGGATCGACCTCGCCGTGCTCGCCGCTTCCGCGGAGGCCGTCGTCGGAGAGCACGCGTTCCTCGCGTTCGCGGTCAAGGGAACGGCTCCCGCGAGCGACGATCACCGGTGTACAGTTCACTCGGCGGGCTGGCGGGAGCGGCCGGGCGGGCTGACGTTCGAGATCGAGGCTAACCGGTTCCTGCATCACATGGTGCGGTACCTGGTCGGCACGATGGTGCAGGCCGCCAGCGGCAGACGCTCGCCGGATTCCGTCGCGCGGCTGCTGTCCGAAACGGACAATCGCGACGTGTCGCCGCCCGCGCCGGCACATGCGTTGTTCCTGGAGCAAGTGCGGTATCCGAGCGATCTTTATTTGTGA
- the trpD gene encoding anthranilate phosphoribosyltransferase: MSQLNALQHAIKDLAFHRPLDADGVGAAFDVIMRGEATGVQISSFLTGLRVAGETADTMTGAARALRRAMIQLPASEPDELVDTCGTGGGAVTTFNISTAAAFVAAGAGVRIAKHGNRSFTSACGSADVLEALGVRIDAPVEVMTRSLEQAGMVFMFAPAMHPAMKHVGPIRRELAIPTVMNIVGPLANPAGVGRQLVGVADRDRMGILSAALAKLGAIHAMVVYGEPGLDEISPLGPTHVAEIKDGSVTEWTIDPAKHGIGRVSPDDLAGGSPADNAHVILDLLGGGGTPGAKAAVELNAAAAIYLSGKAGSYHEGVTRARDALKAGSGLTALERLREVYS; encoded by the coding sequence GTGAGCCAGCTCAACGCCCTTCAGCACGCGATAAAGGACCTCGCCTTCCATCGTCCGCTCGACGCGGACGGGGTGGGCGCGGCGTTCGACGTGATCATGCGCGGCGAGGCGACCGGCGTGCAGATCTCGTCGTTCCTCACTGGACTTAGGGTCGCCGGCGAGACCGCCGACACGATGACGGGCGCCGCGCGCGCGCTACGGCGGGCGATGATCCAGCTGCCCGCGAGCGAGCCGGACGAGCTGGTGGACACGTGCGGCACCGGCGGCGGCGCGGTCACCACGTTCAACATCTCCACGGCCGCCGCGTTCGTGGCGGCCGGCGCCGGCGTCCGGATCGCGAAGCACGGCAACCGCTCGTTCACCTCCGCCTGCGGGAGCGCGGACGTGCTGGAGGCGCTGGGCGTCCGCATCGACGCGCCGGTTGAGGTGATGACGCGGTCGCTCGAGCAAGCGGGCATGGTGTTCATGTTCGCGCCCGCGATGCATCCGGCCATGAAACACGTCGGCCCCATCCGCCGCGAGCTGGCGATTCCGACGGTGATGAACATCGTCGGTCCGCTGGCGAATCCCGCCGGCGTCGGCCGCCAGCTCGTCGGCGTGGCGGACCGCGATCGCATGGGGATTCTGTCGGCGGCGCTGGCGAAGCTCGGCGCCATTCACGCGATGGTCGTGTACGGGGAGCCGGGGCTGGACGAGATCTCTCCGCTGGGACCGACGCACGTCGCCGAGATCAAGGACGGCTCGGTGACGGAGTGGACGATCGATCCCGCCAAGCACGGGATCGGGCGGGTCAGCCCGGACGATCTCGCCGGCGGCTCACCGGCGGACAACGCGCACGTGATCCTGGATCTGCTCGGCGGCGGCGGCACGCCCGGAGCTAAAGCCGCGGTCGAGTTGAACGCGGCGGCGGCGATCTACTTAAGCGGGAAGGCGGGCAGCTACCACGAGGGAGTCACGCGCGCGCGGGACGCGCTCAAAGCCGGGTCCGGGCTGACGGCGCTGGAGCGGCTTCGGGAGGTGTACTCTTAG
- the lexA gene encoding transcriptional repressor LexA, with amino-acid sequence MSLTKRQREILTYLADYSEANGYAPSFEEIAERFDYSSLATVHEHLTNLERKGYIKRHYNESRGIEIPSSDVYGRAVHLPLMGTVAAGMPIEAISVPETFPVPDDLVRKNGNHFVLRVRGNSMVDEQIRDGDYVIVNEKPTADNGEMVIALIDNSSATFKKFYREKDGRIRLQPANEALQPIYVHENDVTIQGVVVGVIRRY; translated from the coding sequence ATGTCGCTCACGAAACGGCAGCGCGAAATCCTCACATATCTGGCCGACTACTCGGAGGCCAACGGGTACGCGCCCAGCTTCGAGGAGATCGCCGAGCGCTTCGATTACAGCTCGTTGGCGACGGTACACGAGCACCTCACGAACCTGGAGCGGAAGGGCTACATCAAGCGGCACTACAACGAGAGCCGCGGGATCGAGATCCCTTCCTCCGACGTGTACGGCCGCGCCGTGCACCTGCCGCTGATGGGCACCGTCGCGGCCGGCATGCCGATCGAGGCCATCTCCGTCCCGGAGACGTTCCCGGTCCCCGACGATCTGGTCCGGAAGAACGGCAACCACTTCGTGCTGCGCGTGCGCGGCAACTCCATGGTGGACGAGCAGATCCGCGACGGCGACTACGTCATCGTCAACGAGAAGCCGACGGCAGACAATGGCGAGATGGTGATCGCTCTTATCGACAACTCGTCCGCCACATTCAAGAAGTTTTACAGGGAAAAAGACGGGCGGATTCGACTCCAACCGGCAAACGAAGCTCTACAGCCGATCTATGTGCATGAGAACGACGTCACGATTCAAGGAGTAGTTGTAGGAGTTATACGGCGGTATTAG
- a CDS encoding indole-3-glycerol-phosphate synthase encodes MLELTGARVGQLLPKRRELERAAVDTPAAPALLDVLGGDSVSIIAEVKRRSPSRGDLDPTLRAGERAAAYVRGGAAAISVLTEPSRFGGSPNDLREVVEATGVPVLRKDFIVQEVQILETRALGASAVLLIARALPPAALDALVRVAREYGIEPLVEVRSRAELERAVDSGATLIGVNARDLETLVIDEAVPLELLRRVPRQATAVAESGIRDRASVEALARAGADAVLVGSALSVAEDPEQAVRDLSGVPRARR; translated from the coding sequence TTGCTGGAGCTGACGGGGGCCCGGGTCGGGCAACTCCTGCCGAAAAGGCGTGAGCTCGAGCGGGCGGCGGTGGACACGCCGGCCGCGCCCGCGCTCCTCGACGTGCTCGGCGGCGATTCGGTGTCGATCATCGCGGAGGTCAAGCGCCGGTCGCCGTCCAGGGGCGACCTGGATCCGACGCTGCGCGCAGGCGAGCGCGCGGCGGCCTACGTGCGTGGCGGTGCCGCGGCGATCTCGGTCCTCACCGAGCCTTCGCGCTTCGGCGGGTCGCCGAACGACCTCCGCGAGGTCGTCGAGGCCACCGGCGTCCCCGTGCTGCGGAAGGACTTCATCGTGCAGGAGGTGCAGATCCTCGAGACACGGGCGCTGGGCGCGTCCGCGGTGTTGCTGATCGCGCGGGCGCTGCCGCCGGCGGCGCTCGACGCGCTCGTCCGCGTGGCGCGCGAGTACGGGATCGAGCCGCTCGTGGAGGTCCGTTCGCGCGCGGAGCTCGAGCGCGCCGTCGATTCCGGCGCGACCCTTATCGGCGTCAACGCGCGCGATCTCGAGACATTGGTGATCGACGAAGCCGTCCCCCTCGAGCTGCTCCGCCGCGTGCCGCGCCAGGCCACGGCGGTCGCCGAGAGCGGGATTCGCGACCGCGCGTCCGTGGAGGCGCTCGCGCGCGCTGGAGCGGACGCCGTGCTCGTCGGCAGCGCTCTCTCCGTCGCGGAGGATCCCGAGCAGGCAGTGCGCGACCTATCCGGCGTTCCGCGAGCGCGCCGATGA
- a CDS encoding phosphoribosylanthranilate isomerase produces the protein MKTAMKFCGITRARDAGFAAELGAAYVGSIFTDSPRRVDPADATDIWTAAPGLGKVGVFGDASVDEILAAADASGLDVIQLHGGAPDGVIERLRASFRGEIWSVIRIGEAGALTVAGESADADAVLVDSYSEAGLGGTGRTFDWEREAAAIRRLVGDKRLIVAGGLDPDNVAGAIRALNPDVVDVSSGVESSPGVKDHARMRAFADAVAQADAE, from the coding sequence ATGAAGACGGCGATGAAGTTCTGCGGGATCACCCGCGCCCGCGACGCGGGCTTCGCCGCGGAGCTGGGCGCGGCGTATGTCGGATCGATATTCACCGACAGCCCTCGCCGCGTGGATCCCGCCGACGCCACCGACATCTGGACCGCCGCCCCCGGCCTGGGAAAGGTCGGCGTGTTCGGCGATGCATCGGTGGACGAGATTCTCGCGGCCGCCGACGCGTCGGGGCTGGACGTGATTCAGCTCCACGGCGGAGCCCCTGACGGCGTGATCGAGCGGCTGCGGGCGAGCTTTCGCGGCGAGATCTGGTCGGTCATCCGCATCGGTGAGGCAGGCGCGCTGACCGTGGCCGGCGAATCGGCCGACGCGGACGCGGTGCTCGTGGACAGCTACTCCGAAGCCGGACTGGGCGGAACCGGACGCACCTTCGACTGGGAGCGCGAGGCCGCGGCCATTCGCCGGCTGGTCGGCGACAAGCGCCTGATCGTCGCGGGCGGCCTCGACCCCGACAACGTGGCTGGCGCGATCCGCGCGCTGAACCCCGACGTCGTGGACGTCTCTTCCGGCGTCGAGTCGTCACCCGGCGTGAAGGATCACGCCCGCATGCGCGCCTTTGCGGACGCTGTAGCTCAGGCCGATGCCGAGTAG
- the trpB gene encoding tryptophan synthase subunit beta, with the protein MPSRKTAKAVTKSQEPIANSSLDRFGEFGGRYVPETLIPALDELTVAYADAMSDPAFKRELDEMLRDYVGRPSPLTVAPRLSEHVGARVFLKREDLNHTGAHKINNTVGQALLARRMGKRRIIAETGAGQHGVATATVCARFGLDCVVYMGEEDMRRQELNVFRMRLLGATVVPVSSGTRTLKDATSEAIRDWVGSVNDSHYIIGSVVGPAPYPRIVRDLQSVIGRESRAQMLEKTGALPKLVVACVGGGSNAMGIFHAFIDDSDVELVGVEAAGHGLDTAEHSASLARGSPGVLHGSLSYLLQDESGQVRPAHSISAGLDYPGVGPEHAYLMELHRATYVSVTDSEALRGFVLLSRLEGIIPALESAHAIAWIAKNRGRWSDSDSLLVCISGRGDKDVAQVSEMDLLS; encoded by the coding sequence ATGCCGAGTAGGAAGACCGCAAAGGCTGTTACCAAAAGCCAGGAGCCAATAGCCAATAGCTCTCTCGACCGTTTCGGCGAATTCGGCGGTCGCTACGTCCCGGAGACCCTCATCCCGGCGCTCGACGAGCTGACCGTCGCGTACGCCGACGCGATGTCGGACCCGGCGTTCAAGCGCGAGCTGGACGAGATGCTGCGCGATTACGTCGGACGGCCGTCGCCGCTGACCGTCGCTCCGCGGCTGTCGGAGCATGTGGGCGCGCGCGTGTTCCTCAAGCGCGAGGACCTCAATCACACCGGGGCGCACAAGATCAACAACACCGTCGGCCAGGCGCTGCTCGCGCGCCGCATGGGCAAGCGCCGCATCATAGCGGAGACCGGCGCGGGGCAGCACGGCGTCGCGACGGCAACCGTGTGCGCCCGGTTCGGGCTGGACTGCGTGGTGTACATGGGCGAGGAGGACATGCGCCGGCAGGAGCTGAATGTCTTCCGCATGCGGCTGCTGGGCGCGACCGTCGTGCCGGTCTCCTCCGGAACGCGCACGCTCAAGGACGCGACGAGCGAAGCGATCAGGGACTGGGTCGGCAGCGTGAACGACAGTCACTACATCATCGGATCGGTCGTGGGTCCGGCGCCGTACCCGCGGATCGTGCGCGACCTGCAGTCGGTCATCGGCCGCGAATCGCGCGCGCAGATGCTGGAGAAGACCGGCGCGCTGCCGAAGCTGGTGGTGGCATGTGTCGGCGGTGGCTCCAACGCCATGGGGATCTTCCACGCGTTCATCGACGACTCGGACGTCGAGCTGGTGGGCGTGGAGGCCGCAGGTCATGGACTCGATACCGCGGAGCACTCGGCGTCGCTGGCGCGCGGCTCGCCGGGAGTGCTGCACGGGTCGCTGAGCTACCTGCTGCAGGATGAGAGCGGCCAGGTCCGGCCCGCGCACTCGATTTCCGCGGGGCTCGATTATCCTGGCGTCGGGCCCGAGCACGCCTATCTTATGGAACTTCATCGGGCTACATATGTCTCCGTTACGGATTCGGAGGCGCTGCGAGGGTTCGTTCTCCTCAGCCGATTGGAGGGAATCATCCCGGCTCTGGAATCCGCGCACGCCATTGCCTGGATAGCGAAAAATCGCGGCCGCTGGTCGGACAGTGACTCGCTTCTGGTCTGCATCAGTGGGCGCGGCGACAAGGATGTGGCGCAGGTAAGCGAGATGGATCTCTTGAGCTGA